In the Candidatus Eremiobacteraceae bacterium genome, AACCGGAGGTAATTCTCTAGGCAGCTTAAAGGCTTGCCCCCGTCCAAAGACAGAAATAGCGCCAGCCCAGGGCATATTGGCCCGGCTCGGCCATGATCGGGAGTCAGGTTATGTCTCAGCGTTTGTCCATCGTTCGCACGATGATTTTTTTCGCATTTATCGCCGCAGCGTCGGGATGTTCGAGTGCCTCTAGTCCGATGGTGCTGCGTCATTCTGCCGCGGCTGGCATTCAAAAGACGCAGCAATCCATCGGGGGCTGGACACTCAGAGCACGCATGCCTAAGGCGCGCGGCTGCCTTGTTGCGGGCGTCGTCAATGGCATACTTTATGCTGTCGGCGGCGATACGAACATCAACGGCTTCGAACCGTCGAATACGGTTTACGCCTACGATCCGGCGACAAACACATGGACCACCAAGGCGTCCATGCCGACGCCGCGCTTGGACGCGGCTGCGGGTGTTGTCAACGGCATACTCTATGTCGTCGGCGGATACGGCGCCAACTTCACCCCTTTGAAAACAGTTGAGGCCTACGATCCTGCGACGGATAGCTGGACTACCAAGGCATCCTTGCCAGCAGCCAGCATGGGCCTCGGTGTGGGCATCGTCAACGGCGTACTTTATGCGGTCAGCGGCTGGAACAACATCACCGGCTACCTGAATACGGTTGAGGCTTACGATGCGGCGACGGATACTTGGACCACCAAGGCATCCATACCGACGGCGCGAGAATTTCTAGCCGTTGGTGTCGTCAACGGCATACTCTATGCCGTCGGTGGCCAAAATTCCAACTACATCCCTGTGAATACGGTTGAAGCCTACGATCCTGCGACGGATAGCTGGACAACCAAGGCATCCCTGCCGACGGCCCGCGCGCGTTTATCTGCCAGCGTTCTCGGGCGCAGACTCTACGCCGTCGGCGGCTATGACGGTATCGGCCCACTGAATACGGTTGAGGCGTACAATCCTGCGACGGATAGCTGGACCACCGAAGCATCCATGCCGACTGCGCGGGAGGCGTTGGCGACGCGCGTCGCAGGGCACACGCTCTATGCGGTCGGCGGATTCGGCGACGGCGGCGCCTTAAGGGGAAATGCGGCTTTCAATCCGCGATAGCTGCGCAGGGTGGACGAGTATATGTCCGGCTAGATCCGGCGTTCGTTTCCGTTACGGACACAAGACGAACGTATCTCGTGTTCATTACGCCCCAAGGGAACTGTAGAGGTCTCTTTGTCACGGAAAAGACTCAAGCAGGCTTCGCAGTTCAGGAGATGGGCCAGGGGCAATCCTCAATCGCGTTTGACTATAGGATCGTTGCGTCGTCGTCGATTCGTCGGGAGTTAGGCTGCCGGTGATTCCTCCCATCCGCAAATACCAAGTTCGCTTTCCCGCACTACCGGCCGGTCACTCTCTCGCGCCGGGAAAGCCCTTCAGCCACTCAATGCCGGAGGTGAGGCCTGGCTACGTCCTTTTTTTACGATTGGTTAGGCAGAGGTTAGATTTCCCGGCACGTTGCGCTTACTTCGCCGAAGCGCGAATCGCGCAAAGCCTTATCGCATAAGCCTGGGCACGGTGGGGGTCGAACCCACACGACCTTACGGTCCCGGGATTTTAAGTCCCGTGCGTCTGCCGGTTTCGCCACGCGCCCGAATGATCACAGTCCTTGTTAATCGGGTTTCGCGGCACGTCCTTCGAAGCTATTTCGGAAATTCCGCGCCGACGAAGAATTGGATGTTGTTGCGGCCGCCTTCTTTCGCCTTATACATCGCGCAATCGGCGCAACGCATGAGATCGTCGGGTGATTCGCCGTCCACCGGATACAGGCTCGCGCCGATGCTGCAGGTCACCGAGAGCTCGCGGCCGTCGGCGTCGAAGATATCGGCGATCGACGCCACGATTTTCTTCGCGACGATCGCGACGTCGTTCGCTTCGGAGACATCGTCGAGAGCGACGACGAACTCATCGCCGCCAAGGCGCGCGACGGTATCGCCCGGCCGCACCGCGGCGCACAATCTTTGCGCGAAGATCTTCAAGAGTTCATCGCCGGCCGCGTGGCCGAAGGTGTCGTTGACTTCTTTGAAGTGATCGATGTCGATGAAGAGCAGCGCGGTATACTGATCGCGGCGCTTGGCGTGCGCGACCGACTGCACGAGGCGGTCCATCAGCAGTAACCGATTGGGGACGCCGGTCAGCGCATCGTGATGGGCGAGGAACGCTAGGCGCTCCTCGGCAGATTTGCGTTCGGAGACGTCGATGGCGATGCCCATCGTTCCGGCAATCGCGCCGCGATCGTCG is a window encoding:
- a CDS encoding kelch repeat-containing protein; its protein translation is MSQRLSIVRTMIFFAFIAAASGCSSASSPMVLRHSAAAGIQKTQQSIGGWTLRARMPKARGCLVAGVVNGILYAVGGDTNINGFEPSNTVYAYDPATNTWTTKASMPTPRLDAAAGVVNGILYVVGGYGANFTPLKTVEAYDPATDSWTTKASLPAASMGLGVGIVNGVLYAVSGWNNITGYLNTVEAYDAATDTWTTKASIPTAREFLAVGVVNGILYAVGGQNSNYIPVNTVEAYDPATDSWTTKASLPTARARLSASVLGRRLYAVGGYDGIGPLNTVEAYNPATDSWTTEASMPTAREALATRVAGHTLYAVGGFGDGGALRGNAAFNPR